In the Octopus sinensis linkage group LG17, ASM634580v1, whole genome shotgun sequence genome, one interval contains:
- the LOC115221036 gene encoding putative malate dehydrogenase 1B, whose product MQDCPYYVRAELLGDKLARNLPDFKIHKIVKTTAEWPEWLCEICEANGWKHEQSPIIWRELVDRGGKGVLIGGSNEFEEYAYGYYGVTIDLDGKSMKIIAYENQTTKIELDEEERERIRNEKFIKVCITNASSPVCFSLVDSLLSGKIFGKEKISLCLLDCDPAQTAELQYIAENIQNMAYGLLYLNVFVTSDCEKAFKGSRIIIFLDEVERKEEEKVHRWTERNAVLFGFYGTTLLKVAKSDTLLLVAGNNYMCLNMSILNEIVSHISSRNIIGVSKVIENQAKSVLAEKLPASSCSIDNVVILGSISNDYLIELDKTLVREFDCAVVGPATFSQPLNDIFHQQSWLKKEYVNEVSSRKHVNEMNLRHPTYHLIGHAITTTLNYWWNGLSSNAIFSATLISNGWYGVPEGIAFSFPVAFYLPLAYSVIENLSISENCREDMDLIIENLVKDRALFVVKDGKLISKVVSVESLPESEETDYSAFMSSRTPSSQRSDVLSFLLEEMVEEQEALERRRTKMSISSMPRGSLDSEHDLELENLDAIMPEEEVEEEISETALNTEDIEIEDNNNNPPAEETEQ is encoded by the exons ATGCAAGACTGCCCTTACTATGTCCGAGCAGAGCTGCTTGGGGACAAACTCGCACGTAATCTTCCAGATTTCAAAATTCACAAGATTGTGAAAACAACTGCAGAATGGCCG GAATGGCTTTGTGAAATATGTGAGGCAAATGGTTGGAAGCATGAACAATCACCAATAATTTGGAGAGAATTGGTTGATCGAGGTGGGAAAGGTGTTTTAATTGGTGGATCGAATGAATTTGAAGAATATGCATACGGCTACTATGGCGTTACTATTGATTTGGACGGCAAAAGTATGAAAATCATTGCTTATGAAAATCAAACCACGAAAATCGAActtgatgaagaagaaagagaaaggataaGAAACGAAAAATTCATTAAAGTGTGCATAACAAATGCTAGTAGCCCAGTTTGTTTCAGTTTGGTCGACAGTTTACTCTCAGGGAAAATATTTGGTAAAGAGAAAATTTCATTGTGTCTTCTGGACTGCGATCCAGCACAGACAGCTGAATTGCAATACATCgctgaaaatatacaaaacatggCTTATGGACTTCTGTATTTGAATGTCTTTGTTACATCTGACTGTGAAAAAGCTTTTAAAGGAAGTAGAATTATTATCTTTTTGGATGAGgtagaaaggaaagaagaggaaaaagtacATCGGTGGACGGAAAGAAACGCTGTTCTTTTTGGGTTTTATGGGACAACTCTGTTGAAAGTTGCCAAAAGTGACACGTTGCTATTAGTTGCAGGAAATAATTACATGTGTTTAAATATGAGCATATTAAATGAGATTGTTTCTCACATTTCATCCAGAAATATTATTGGTGTTTCAAAAGTAATTGAAAACCAGGCCAAATCTGTTTTAGCTGAAAAACTGCCAGCAAGCAGCTGCTCCATTGATAACGTTGTTATATTGGGAAGTATCAGCAATGATTATTTGATAGAATTGGACAAGACTTTAGTTAGAGAGTTTGATTGTGCAGTTGTTGGTCCAGCTACATTCTCTCAgccattaaatgatatttttcatCAACAAAGCTGGCTCAAGAAGGAGTATGTAAATGAAGTCAGTTCAAGAAAACACGTCAATGAAATGAATTTACGGCACCCTACCTACCATCTCATTGGTCATgccataacaacaacattaaattaCTGGTGGAATGGTTTATCATCAAATGCCATATTCTCTGCGACTCTTATATCCAATG GTTGGTATGGTGTTCCAGAAGGCATCGCTTTTTCATTCCCAGTAGCATTTTATCTACCATTAGCATATTCTGTCATTGAAAATCTGAGTATATCTGAAAACTGCAGAGAAGATATGGATTTAATAATCGAA AACTTGGTAAAAGATAGAGCCTTGTTTGTAGTCAAGGATGGAAAGTTGATCTCAAAAGTTGTGTCTGTTGAATCATTACCAGAATCAGAAGAGACTGATTACTCAGCGTTTATGAGTTCCAGAACACCATCCAGTCAAAGAAGTGACGTCTTAAGCTTTCTGTTGGAAGAAATgg ttGAAGAACAAGAAGCGCTGGAGAGGAGACGTACGAAAATGTCCATATCCTCAATGCCACGTGGGAGCCTAGACAGTGAGCACGACTTGGAGCTTGAAAATCTAGACGCTATAATGCCTGAAGAAGAGGTGGAAGAGGAAATTTCAGAAACTGCATTAAATACTGAAGATATCGAgatagaagataataataataatccaccaGCAGAAGAAACTGAACAATAA